Proteins from one Synechococcales cyanobacterium CNB genomic window:
- a CDS encoding glutamine--tRNA ligase/YqeY domain fusion protein, which produces MTAEARDESVTPMPIPPDARGVLLFGGTFDPPHRGHTEPAVAARDAMMPPGSWLVFVPAARSPHKSEAPATSAADRAAMLRLAIAPLARSAVWTDEIDRAERGSAEPSWWVETLRRARRVLPPGTPLRFLIGSDQAAAFHRWRAFRAILALAEPVVVLREPIADAATLDAALEASGEWTAAERRAWQSRIAPAPIIPVSATAIRAALNRITPPSGEASRPLASVLDGAVLEYARSHGLYADWGFAGSKSPATIRPPGPGSSLDAAAMPDTPDKPRHFIRQIIDEDMRSGRWGGRVHTRFPPEPNGYLHVGHAKSICLNFGLAQEYGGRFNLRFDDTNPLKEEMEFVEGIKRDVLWLGADWSGPHGGGIFWASDYFQQMYDYAVELVKKGRAYVCDLTAEQTREYRGTLTEPGRPSPYRDRSVEENLDLLDRMRRGEFPDGSRTLRAKIDMASPNLNLRDPVMYRILHATHHNTGDAWCIYPMYDWAHGLEDSIEGITHSICTLEFENHRPLYDWFIDAINEGRTDDGAGPWGRKIPHPQQIEFAKLALTTVLMSKRNLRRLVEEGHVAGWDDPRMPTICAMRRRGYTPESLRTLCEQVGVTKYNSVTEVVVLENAVRDHLNKAAPRRMAVLRPLRVVITNWADGGDPDRTEWMDAVNNPEDPGAGTRHVPFTRELFVERDDFMEDPPRGYFRLAPGVEVRLRYAYWITCREVVKDTAGNAVELRCTYDPATRGGETPPPDPDGKVRKVKATLHWVSATHCRRAEVRLFDRLFVADEPGKRTGNFLDDLNPASLETIRDAAVEPGLIGGTPDEPAWPDCIRRFQFERLGYFCVDPDSTPDRPVFNRTVTLKDTWAKVAAKGG; this is translated from the coding sequence ATGACGGCTGAGGCCCGCGACGAGTCCGTCACGCCGATGCCGATTCCGCCGGACGCACGCGGCGTGCTGCTCTTCGGCGGGACGTTCGACCCGCCGCATCGCGGGCACACCGAGCCTGCCGTCGCCGCACGCGACGCGATGATGCCGCCGGGGTCGTGGCTGGTCTTCGTGCCCGCGGCCCGATCGCCGCACAAGTCGGAGGCGCCTGCGACCAGTGCGGCAGATCGCGCGGCCATGCTTCGACTGGCGATCGCCCCGCTGGCGCGATCGGCCGTCTGGACCGACGAGATCGACCGGGCGGAGCGCGGCAGCGCAGAGCCGAGTTGGTGGGTGGAGACGCTGCGACGGGCGAGGCGTGTGCTTCCGCCCGGCACGCCGCTGCGGTTCCTGATCGGGTCGGATCAGGCGGCGGCGTTCCACCGCTGGCGTGCGTTCCGAGCGATTCTCGCGCTCGCCGAGCCGGTGGTCGTGCTGCGCGAACCGATCGCGGACGCGGCGACGCTGGATGCCGCTCTGGAGGCGTCGGGCGAGTGGACAGCAGCGGAACGGCGCGCGTGGCAGAGTCGGATCGCGCCCGCGCCGATCATCCCGGTCTCGGCGACGGCGATCAGGGCAGCGCTCAACCGCATCACCCCCCCCTCTGGGGAGGCGAGCCGGCCGCTCGCGAGCGTGCTCGACGGTGCGGTCCTCGAGTATGCGCGCAGCCATGGGCTGTATGCTGACTGGGGCTTCGCCGGCTCGAAGAGTCCGGCTACGATCCGCCCTCCCGGTCCCGGTAGCAGCCTGGATGCCGCAGCCATGCCCGACACGCCCGACAAGCCTCGCCACTTCATCCGCCAGATCATCGACGAGGATATGCGTTCCGGTCGGTGGGGGGGGCGTGTGCACACGCGCTTCCCGCCCGAGCCGAACGGCTATCTCCACGTCGGGCACGCCAAGAGCATCTGCCTGAACTTCGGGCTGGCGCAGGAGTACGGCGGCAGGTTCAACCTGCGCTTCGACGACACCAATCCCCTCAAGGAGGAGATGGAGTTCGTCGAGGGCATCAAGCGCGACGTCCTCTGGCTCGGCGCGGACTGGAGCGGTCCGCACGGGGGCGGCATCTTCTGGGCTTCGGACTACTTCCAGCAGATGTACGACTACGCCGTCGAACTCGTGAAGAAGGGCCGCGCCTACGTCTGCGACCTGACCGCGGAACAGACCCGAGAGTATCGCGGCACGCTGACCGAGCCGGGCCGACCCAGCCCGTACCGCGACAGGTCCGTCGAGGAGAACCTCGACCTGCTCGATCGCATGCGGCGCGGCGAGTTCCCGGACGGCTCGCGCACGCTGCGCGCGAAGATCGACATGGCCTCGCCGAACCTGAACCTGCGCGACCCGGTCATGTACCGCATCCTGCACGCCACGCACCACAACACCGGCGATGCCTGGTGCATCTATCCCATGTACGACTGGGCGCACGGGCTGGAAGACTCGATCGAGGGCATCACGCACTCGATCTGCACGCTGGAGTTCGAGAACCACCGGCCTCTCTACGACTGGTTCATCGATGCCATCAACGAGGGCCGCACCGACGACGGGGCGGGGCCTTGGGGGAGAAAGATTCCGCACCCGCAGCAGATCGAGTTCGCCAAGCTCGCCCTGACGACGGTGCTGATGAGCAAGCGCAACCTGCGCCGGCTCGTCGAGGAGGGTCACGTCGCGGGGTGGGACGATCCGCGCATGCCGACGATCTGCGCCATGCGCCGGCGAGGGTACACGCCGGAATCGCTCCGCACGCTGTGCGAGCAGGTTGGGGTGACGAAGTACAACAGCGTGACCGAGGTGGTCGTGCTCGAGAACGCCGTGCGTGACCACCTCAACAAGGCCGCCCCGCGCCGGATGGCCGTTCTGAGGCCGCTGCGGGTCGTCATCACCAACTGGGCGGACGGCGGCGATCCGGATCGCACCGAGTGGATGGATGCCGTCAACAATCCCGAAGACCCTGGGGCGGGCACGCGCCACGTTCCCTTCACCCGAGAACTCTTCGTCGAACGCGACGACTTCATGGAAGACCCTCCCAGGGGCTACTTCCGGCTCGCGCCCGGCGTCGAGGTTCGCCTGCGATACGCCTACTGGATTACCTGCCGTGAAGTCGTGAAGGACACGGCCGGCAATGCCGTGGAACTGCGCTGCACCTACGATCCCGCTACCCGTGGCGGGGAGACTCCCCCCCCTGACCCCGACGGCAAGGTCCGGAAGGTGAAGGCCACGCTGCACTGGGTGAGCGCGACGCACTGCCGGCGCGCCGAGGTCCGCCTGTTCGATCGCCTCTTCGTCGCGGATGAGCCGGGCAAGCGGACCGGCAACTTCCTCGACGACCTGAACCCTGCTTCGCTGGAGACGATCCGCGATGCCGCTGTCGAACCCGGGCTCATCGGGGGGACTCCCGACGAGCCTGCCTGGCCGGACTGCATCCGCCGCTTCCAGTTCGAACGCCTGGGCTACTTCTGCGTTGATCCGGACTCGACGCCCGATCGTCCTGTCTTCAACCGCACGGTCACGCTCAAGGACACCTGGGCGAAAGTGGCAGCGAAGGGGGGGTGA
- a CDS encoding twin-arginine translocation signal domain-containing protein, which translates to MAAGTATVSRRDFLQTAAVLGAAAFVAPSVGFARPARAASKLRVLSIGVIGTIGGADRHNIASHPLAEIVGLCDVDANALAEAAREHPDAFTCEDYREAFEKHGDKFDAVIVATPDHSHCAIMTLALDRGKHVYGQKPLVQQLEELDLLERAVRARRNLVTQVGAQRIEHAPRRAAVDILRTGALGKVVEVHITFGNGSRAGGHYFADGTLGDPIDPPPGFNYDLWLNGAQHEPCRPQMVQRQWRSWWKYGGGQITDWVVHLTDVLFYAFPELTSPVRVCTRTPSRDLSHFHADRVLSTVTYAVKSDRFANTTCNFYFYDSNMRPDRAHLGIGEGEWPSGIVTIVVCEGGTLVLAPEGPLEIWREGRKTDGMEWPGLPTYEKFSHWHAWVDKALGRDTPHLWMPFDVGIRCTEPGLLAMKAAKYPGQSLDWDRASLSFTNHAEANRTLVRREYRTGFEPLRVK; encoded by the coding sequence ATGGCAGCAGGCACCGCCACCGTTTCACGGCGTGACTTCCTTCAAACGGCCGCTGTTCTCGGCGCGGCGGCGTTCGTGGCTCCGAGCGTCGGGTTTGCCCGGCCGGCGCGGGCTGCGAGCAAACTCCGCGTGCTCTCGATCGGTGTCATCGGAACGATCGGCGGAGCTGACCGGCACAACATCGCCTCGCACCCGTTGGCGGAGATCGTCGGTCTGTGCGACGTGGACGCGAACGCGCTCGCCGAGGCCGCACGCGAGCACCCTGACGCATTCACCTGCGAGGACTACCGCGAGGCCTTCGAGAAGCATGGCGACAAGTTCGACGCCGTGATCGTTGCCACGCCCGACCACTCGCACTGCGCGATCATGACGCTCGCGCTCGACCGCGGCAAGCACGTCTACGGCCAGAAGCCGCTCGTGCAGCAACTCGAGGAACTCGACCTGCTGGAACGCGCCGTCCGCGCCCGCCGCAACCTCGTTACGCAGGTCGGCGCCCAGCGGATCGAGCACGCCCCGCGGCGCGCGGCCGTGGACATCCTGCGCACCGGCGCGCTCGGGAAGGTCGTCGAGGTCCACATCACCTTCGGCAACGGCTCCCGCGCCGGCGGGCACTACTTCGCCGACGGCACGCTCGGCGACCCGATCGACCCCCCGCCGGGGTTCAACTATGACCTCTGGCTGAACGGGGCGCAGCACGAGCCGTGCCGACCGCAGATGGTCCAGCGGCAGTGGCGCAGCTGGTGGAAGTACGGCGGGGGGCAGATCACGGACTGGGTGGTCCATCTCACCGACGTGCTCTTCTACGCATTCCCTGAGCTGACCAGCCCCGTGCGCGTCTGCACCAGGACGCCCTCGCGCGACCTGTCGCACTTCCACGCCGACCGCGTGCTCTCGACGGTCACGTACGCTGTGAAGAGCGACCGCTTCGCGAACACGACGTGCAACTTCTACTTCTACGACTCGAACATGCGGCCCGACCGCGCGCACCTCGGCATCGGCGAGGGCGAGTGGCCCAGCGGCATCGTCACCATCGTCGTCTGCGAGGGCGGCACACTCGTGCTCGCTCCGGAAGGGCCGCTCGAAATCTGGCGTGAAGGCCGCAAGACCGACGGCATGGAGTGGCCGGGCCTGCCGACCTACGAGAAGTTCAGCCACTGGCACGCCTGGGTGGACAAGGCCCTCGGACGCGACACGCCGCACCTCTGGATGCCCTTCGACGTCGGCATCCGCTGCACCGAACCGGGCCTGCTCGCCATGAAGGCTGCGAAGTACCCCGGCCAATCGCTGGACTGGGACCGCGCGAGCCTCTCGTTCACGAACCACGCCGAGGCGAACCGCACGCTCGTGCGACGCGAGTACCGCACGGGCTTCGAGCCTCTCCGCGTCAAGTGA
- a CDS encoding type II secretion system protein M, whose translation MRHLIARRLAIEVIMVGAMIAGGWFGLLKPLEARLATAKAREASQELKIEAARREDANRASPPETRLRELTARAVEIDRQSRASGEPAMLYDTLTGAAASHGVRIDRLDPKRRATTANRRPGSRTEIESVEYTIIAIGAFDAVARFVAQLEHEIGLTRITALRVAPRPGDSSQEVTATIETSHYRLVRSLLEPDPRPASPAATKRGTK comes from the coding sequence ATGAGGCACCTGATCGCCCGAAGGCTCGCCATCGAGGTCATCATGGTCGGGGCGATGATCGCGGGTGGCTGGTTCGGCCTGCTCAAGCCGCTCGAAGCCCGCCTGGCAACCGCCAAGGCACGGGAGGCAAGCCAGGAGTTGAAGATCGAGGCGGCCAGACGCGAGGATGCCAACCGCGCTTCGCCGCCCGAGACCCGACTCCGCGAACTCACCGCTCGCGCGGTCGAGATCGACCGGCAGTCGAGGGCGTCCGGTGAGCCGGCGATGCTCTACGACACGCTGACCGGGGCTGCCGCGTCGCACGGTGTCCGCATCGACCGCCTCGACCCGAAGCGACGCGCGACCACGGCGAACCGTCGTCCAGGGTCGAGGACCGAGATCGAGTCCGTCGAGTACACGATCATCGCCATCGGCGCCTTCGACGCCGTTGCACGTTTCGTTGCCCAGCTCGAGCACGAGATCGGCCTGACCCGCATCACGGCACTGCGCGTGGCGCCGAGACCAGGCGATTCCTCCCAGGAAGTGACCGCCACGATCGAAACCTCGCACTACCGGCTGGTCCGATCGCTGCTCGAGCCCGATCCCAGGCCGGCCTCGCCCGCCGCCACGAAGCGAGGGACGAAATGA
- a CDS encoding type II secretion system protein, translating into MAESNGRNPIPAHLGGGDGTVNQAGIHPGRSLCITSPGRRGLTLLEVTLSIVIVGVIAAIVVPVTASLGDAYASAADTREAAEDAGFALDRVVRLLREAPEGSAGGQVGIVRADADAVEFTDNRGVELSGSDLVLTDEFGVQGVLCRQVTAFEIGYLAADGVTDCSATPEQTRRFTVRLVVRGVELRGVAFARVTIVQPGGA; encoded by the coding sequence GTGGCCGAGAGCAACGGGCGGAACCCAATCCCTGCCCATCTCGGTGGTGGTGACGGAACTGTGAATCAAGCGGGCATCCATCCCGGCCGGTCGCTCTGCATTACGTCGCCCGGGCGACGCGGGCTGACCCTCCTCGAGGTCACCCTGTCGATCGTCATCGTAGGGGTAATCGCAGCGATCGTGGTGCCCGTGACCGCGTCGCTCGGCGATGCGTACGCCTCGGCTGCGGACACGCGCGAAGCCGCGGAGGACGCGGGCTTCGCGCTCGACCGTGTGGTCCGACTCCTGCGTGAGGCGCCGGAAGGGAGCGCGGGCGGCCAGGTCGGGATCGTGCGCGCCGACGCGGATGCTGTTGAGTTCACGGACAATCGAGGGGTCGAACTCAGTGGCTCCGATCTCGTGCTGACAGACGAGTTCGGTGTTCAGGGTGTGCTCTGCAGGCAGGTAACGGCGTTCGAGATCGGCTACTTGGCCGCCGACGGCGTTACCGATTGCTCGGCGACCCCGGAGCAGACGCGGCGGTTCACGGTCCGGCTGGTCGTGCGCGGCGTGGAACTCCGCGGAGTTGCGTTCGCACGAGTCACGATCGTCCAGCCAGGAGGTGCGTAA
- a CDS encoding prepilin-type N-terminal cleavage/methylation domain-containing protein gives MNHLASQHGRGILRRGLSLIEVVVVVVVLGIAVPPSVVVVQEAVLARADAVQTTRAAALAQAVVEHVLADVYSDAPGLGYAALADTNAWLNTPDAGLLARAAGTASLYEDLGFAYTIDVTPPHAASGVATGDPELDLFRTVTVTVTWPRATGGTQSLPISVVVTEL, from the coding sequence ATGAACCATCTCGCATCACAGCACGGCCGCGGCATCCTTCGGCGAGGCCTCTCGCTGATCGAGGTGGTGGTCGTGGTAGTGGTGCTTGGGATCGCGGTGCCGCCTTCGGTTGTCGTCGTGCAGGAGGCTGTGCTCGCCCGCGCCGACGCCGTGCAGACCACACGAGCGGCCGCGCTGGCGCAGGCTGTCGTCGAGCATGTGCTGGCGGACGTTTATTCTGATGCACCCGGCCTCGGCTACGCGGCGCTTGCGGATACGAACGCCTGGCTCAACACGCCGGATGCAGGGCTGCTGGCACGGGCAGCGGGCACCGCGTCTCTATACGAAGACCTCGGGTTCGCGTACACGATCGACGTGACGCCCCCTCACGCCGCATCGGGTGTCGCGACGGGTGATCCCGAACTCGACCTTTTCAGGACGGTAACGGTGACCGTGACGTGGCCGAGAGCAACGGGCGGAACCCAATCCCTGCCCATCTCGGTGGTGGTGACGGAACTGTGA
- a CDS encoding prepilin-type N-terminal cleavage/methylation domain-containing protein — MGLRGMTTRAFSLLEVTVVIVIVGILAIGVIPALGSTAGARQAAAARETHRLLTHARTFAMATGQPSGVIADASTGTLTPVYIPSGSLSVAPMRDSTGLAAESLVLAHSFPGVQMLSCVGGDGSSGLVRLWFSHSGTPQVRDAAGTLTGVFTQDASVSLTGGFTISVRRVSGLVER, encoded by the coding sequence ATGGGCCTGCGCGGCATGACAACCCGGGCGTTCTCGCTGCTCGAAGTGACGGTCGTGATCGTCATCGTCGGCATCCTCGCGATCGGCGTCATCCCCGCGCTCGGCTCGACCGCTGGCGCCCGCCAGGCGGCCGCTGCGCGGGAAACGCACCGCCTCCTCACCCACGCCCGCACCTTCGCCATGGCGACAGGCCAACCGAGCGGAGTCATCGCAGACGCGTCAACGGGCACGCTCACGCCCGTCTACATTCCGTCGGGCAGCCTGAGCGTCGCCCCGATGAGAGACTCGACCGGGCTTGCGGCCGAGTCGCTCGTGCTGGCCCACTCGTTTCCCGGGGTCCAGATGCTCTCGTGCGTCGGCGGCGACGGCTCCTCGGGGCTGGTCCGGCTGTGGTTTTCCCACTCCGGCACGCCGCAGGTGCGCGATGCCGCCGGCACGCTGACCGGGGTGTTCACGCAGGATGCATCGGTATCGCTGACGGGGGGCTTCACGATCAGCGTTCGCAGGGTATCGGGGCTTGTTGAGCGATGA
- a CDS encoding type II secretion system protein — protein MVGVMNLRNRRAFSLLEIVIVVIIMGILAALVVPQFAGATDDARTAALESSVSSVRSSIASFRARAIIAGTDPYPTLEQLTTAGVVVQGGVPANPYSRLTAVQAVSQQQAEARAVADPDLYGWNYYVNNASDPPVAIFYANSAAATTSPDGQGGFRNANEL, from the coding sequence ATGGTCGGCGTGATGAATCTTCGGAATCGGCGGGCGTTCTCGCTGCTCGAGATCGTGATCGTCGTGATCATCATGGGCATTCTGGCCGCGCTGGTGGTGCCGCAGTTCGCCGGGGCGACGGACGACGCGCGCACCGCCGCGCTGGAGTCGAGCGTGTCGAGTGTGCGTTCGTCGATCGCTTCGTTCCGCGCTCGCGCGATCATCGCCGGGACGGACCCCTATCCCACGCTGGAGCAGTTGACAACGGCGGGCGTCGTCGTGCAGGGGGGGGTTCCGGCGAATCCGTATTCGCGGCTCACGGCGGTGCAGGCCGTCTCGCAGCAGCAGGCCGAGGCTCGCGCTGTGGCGGACCCGGACCTCTACGGCTGGAACTACTACGTGAACAACGCCTCCGATCCCCCCGTGGCGATCTTCTACGCGAACTCCGCCGCCGCGACGACTTCACCGGACGGGCAGGGCGGATTCCGCAACGCGAACGAACTCTGA
- a CDS encoding type II secretion system F family protein encodes MSENVYRYTAVDGSGSRRRGVIRATGEQDAYRRLASMGLTPFSVRPARERTSLLRYRGATLTDIAALTRELSVLVEAKIPIEDGLSSIAESEKRPAQREMIRDVAARVQAGASISEAIDQHRQTFGEVYVETMRAAERSGSLASVTSHLADMLERQVELRQQLKRALAYPVIVVGVVALAVSVIIVFVVPRFAETFASSDVKLPLTTRAIQAIAASVRAHWWAYLGTIVGVALACAAAWRTDGGRAFFERAFRFVPFVEKVLVAVTTARFARVFGIALGSGLGVTEAMEMGGRATGRPLFALECNQIAERLRGGASLKESIEVATYLPSFARRMISAGKDSAELSRSCGVVAKHYEREAEHLTKGVSQVIEPLLTVALAVIVLVIALSVFLPMWQMVKLNH; translated from the coding sequence ATGAGCGAGAACGTCTATCGATACACGGCAGTGGACGGGTCCGGCTCGCGTCGCCGCGGCGTGATCCGTGCGACGGGCGAGCAGGACGCTTACCGCCGGCTCGCCTCGATGGGTCTCACGCCGTTCAGCGTGCGTCCCGCGCGTGAGCGGACCTCGCTGCTCCGGTATCGGGGCGCGACGCTGACGGACATCGCCGCGCTCACACGGGAACTGAGCGTTCTGGTTGAGGCGAAGATTCCGATCGAGGACGGGCTGAGCAGCATTGCCGAGAGCGAGAAGCGTCCGGCCCAGCGCGAGATGATCCGGGACGTGGCCGCTCGAGTTCAGGCGGGAGCGTCCATCAGCGAGGCGATCGACCAGCACCGGCAGACGTTCGGCGAGGTGTACGTCGAGACCATGAGAGCGGCGGAGAGATCGGGGAGTCTCGCCTCGGTCACCTCGCATCTCGCGGACATGCTCGAGCGTCAGGTCGAACTCCGCCAGCAGTTGAAGCGCGCCCTCGCCTACCCCGTCATCGTCGTGGGCGTCGTGGCGCTGGCCGTCAGCGTCATCATCGTGTTCGTCGTTCCGCGTTTCGCCGAGACGTTCGCCTCGTCGGACGTCAAGCTGCCATTGACGACTCGGGCCATCCAGGCGATCGCGGCGTCTGTGCGGGCACACTGGTGGGCGTACCTCGGCACAATCGTCGGCGTGGCGCTCGCGTGCGCGGCGGCGTGGCGAACCGATGGCGGCCGGGCGTTCTTCGAGCGAGCTTTCCGCTTCGTTCCTTTCGTCGAGAAGGTGCTCGTTGCCGTCACGACCGCCCGCTTTGCCCGTGTTTTCGGCATCGCGCTCGGCTCCGGCCTGGGCGTCACCGAGGCGATGGAGATGGGAGGTCGCGCGACCGGCAGGCCGCTGTTCGCGCTGGAGTGCAACCAGATCGCTGAGCGTCTTCGGGGGGGGGCCTCGCTGAAGGAATCGATCGAGGTCGCCACCTACCTGCCCAGTTTCGCACGACGCATGATCAGCGCGGGCAAGGACTCGGCGGAACTCTCTCGTTCGTGCGGGGTCGTCGCCAAGCACTACGAGCGTGAGGCCGAGCATCTCACGAAGGGCGTGAGCCAGGTCATCGAGCCGCTGCTGACGGTCGCCCTCGCCGTGATTGTGCTCGTGATCGCACTCTCCGTCTTCCTGCCGATGTGGCAGATGGTCAAGCTGAATCACTAG
- a CDS encoding type II/IV secretion system protein produces the protein MVLDSSHFLVQSLIEDGLISEGDAHRAREHAGEHACALPDALVAVGAITHRQLAISRAKLCEYPFVDLVAYDVDINNANLIPRAMSERLSAFVLFRIGDVSTVAMLDPLNLQSIDQVRQVLRTDVDPVLCDAEQLRALIARAYSLVQTDSGAPEPAHARAEASLTTGDEPIVAAVNQVIVAAIDAGASDIHLNPEENTLNLRYRLDGVLVPQQGPPRSAHEGMVQRLKVMAKLDLTQTRRPQDGKFRFVHRNQNIDVRLSLVPTIHGENVVMRLLRPATAIGDVKDLGMPRDATAWFEQMIAHPHGMILVTGPTGSGKTTTLYTALSKLNSPERNIMTIEDPVEIRLPLVRQVQVNAEIGLTFASALRSFLRQDPDVILVGEIRDEETARIATQAALTGHLVFSTLHTNDAVGAVSRLRDLSVPAFAINNALLCAIAQRLVRRVCEGCVQPHDADATLLREMGIRPDMGAKFVRGSGCPRCLNTGYRGRVGVYEMLRVTTRVRDLIDANASVSDIRRTATDEGMRLMWHDGLEKASLGLTTLDELAKLRGVQETEERELRLSA, from the coding sequence GTGGTACTCGATTCGAGTCATTTCCTCGTGCAGTCGCTCATCGAGGACGGCCTGATCTCGGAAGGGGACGCGCATCGTGCCCGCGAGCACGCGGGCGAGCATGCGTGCGCCCTGCCCGATGCGCTCGTCGCCGTCGGTGCGATCACGCACCGCCAGCTGGCGATCTCGCGCGCGAAACTCTGTGAGTACCCGTTCGTCGATCTCGTCGCGTATGACGTGGACATCAACAACGCGAACCTCATCCCCCGCGCGATGTCCGAGCGTCTCTCAGCGTTCGTGCTCTTCAGGATCGGCGACGTTTCGACGGTCGCCATGCTCGACCCCCTGAACCTGCAGTCGATCGACCAGGTCCGGCAGGTGCTGCGCACCGACGTGGACCCTGTCCTCTGCGACGCGGAACAGCTGCGAGCGCTGATCGCGCGGGCGTACAGCCTGGTGCAGACCGATTCCGGCGCTCCGGAGCCGGCGCACGCCCGGGCCGAGGCTTCGCTGACGACGGGCGACGAACCGATCGTCGCGGCGGTGAACCAGGTGATCGTGGCAGCGATCGACGCGGGCGCGTCCGACATTCACCTGAACCCCGAGGAGAACACGCTGAACCTCCGGTACAGGCTCGACGGCGTGCTCGTGCCGCAGCAGGGGCCGCCGCGCTCCGCGCACGAGGGCATGGTCCAACGACTGAAGGTCATGGCGAAACTGGACCTGACGCAGACGCGCCGCCCGCAGGACGGCAAGTTCCGCTTCGTGCACCGCAACCAGAACATCGATGTCCGGCTGAGCCTGGTGCCGACGATTCACGGCGAGAACGTCGTGATGCGGCTCCTGCGACCCGCGACGGCGATCGGCGACGTGAAAGACCTCGGCATGCCGCGTGACGCGACGGCGTGGTTCGAGCAGATGATCGCGCACCCGCACGGGATGATCCTTGTGACGGGTCCGACCGGTTCGGGCAAGACGACGACGTTGTACACCGCGCTGTCGAAACTCAACTCGCCCGAACGCAACATCATGACGATCGAGGACCCGGTCGAGATTCGCCTCCCGCTGGTCCGCCAGGTGCAGGTGAACGCCGAGATCGGGCTGACTTTCGCCAGCGCGCTCCGGTCGTTCCTTCGGCAGGATCCGGACGTGATCCTCGTGGGCGAGATTCGCGACGAGGAGACGGCCCGCATCGCCACGCAGGCAGCGCTGACCGGGCACCTGGTCTTCTCGACGCTGCATACGAACGACGCGGTCGGGGCGGTGTCGCGCCTCCGCGACCTCTCGGTGCCGGCGTTCGCGATCAACAACGCGCTGCTGTGCGCGATCGCGCAGCGGCTCGTGCGTCGGGTGTGCGAGGGCTGCGTCCAGCCGCACGATGCCGACGCGACGCTGCTCCGTGAGATGGGGATTCGACCCGACATGGGCGCGAAGTTCGTGCGTGGCAGCGGGTGCCCGCGGTGCCTGAACACGGGGTACCGCGGTCGAGTGGGCGTGTACGAGATGCTCCGGGTGACGACGCGCGTCCGCGACCTCATCGACGCGAACGCGTCGGTGAGCGACATCCGGCGCACCGCGACGGACGAAGGGATGCGCCTCATGTGGCACGACGGGCTGGAGAAGGCGTCGCTCGGGCTGACCACGCTCGACGAACTCGCGAAGCTTCGCGGCGTGCAGGAGACGGAGGAGCGCGAGCTGAGGCTTTCCGCATGA
- a CDS encoding PilZ domain-containing protein: MRSWTSVLDMGGSVRCSDTGGRRTGLRAARRARRTGALPAQRALGRGRPTGGRRIGERDAGRPTAGRTGPGRRSRPRNRTIEPGRPRTSTRPAVPAGSAPASYWATRAAGHTWSVLGLNAPSRLAEAESQGPRRPAVPRGAGAMKSKKGLIVRDAARYDIALRARFRVGPGHTGVVRFSQAAGAKDGWIDADVVDLSSHGVGLVSDVFVPRGCGLELRVFGHDSGELLFTIPCVVRRVVMTDRRPAYLVGVAFETTDGSALRQIHTLIERLEGAAA, encoded by the coding sequence ATGAGGTCCTGGACGAGTGTGCTGGACATGGGAGGTTCCGTTCGCTGCAGCGACACCGGCGGACGACGAACCGGCCTCCGGGCGGCGCGGCGTGCGCGACGAACCGGAGCGTTGCCCGCGCAGAGGGCGCTTGGGCGCGGCCGCCCCACCGGCGGCCGCAGGATCGGCGAGAGGGACGCGGGTCGCCCCACAGCGGGGAGAACCGGCCCCGGCCGGCGGTCGCGGCCGAGGAACAGGACTATAGAACCCGGCCGCCCCCGGACAAGCACGCGTCCCGCGGTCCCGGCCGGGTCTGCCCCGGCGAGTTATTGGGCGACGCGTGCAGCCGGTCACACATGGTCGGTACTCGGTCTCAACGCTCCCTCCCGTCTGGCCGAAGCAGAGTCCCAGGGACCGCGCCGACCCGCCGTCCCAAGGGGTGCCGGAGCGATGAAGAGCAAGAAAGGCCTGATCGTCCGCGACGCGGCCAGGTATGACATCGCCCTCCGTGCGAGATTCCGGGTCGGGCCGGGGCACACCGGCGTTGTCCGGTTCTCCCAGGCGGCGGGCGCCAAAGACGGGTGGATCGACGCGGACGTGGTGGACCTGAGTTCGCACGGCGTGGGCCTGGTCAGCGACGTGTTCGTGCCGAGGGGGTGCGGCCTAGAGCTGCGGGTGTTCGGGCACGACAGCGGCGAGTTGCTCTTCACGATCCCCTGCGTCGTCAGGCGGGTTGTGATGACGGATCGACGGCCCGCATACCTGGTCGGTGTGGCGTTCGAGACCACCGACGGGTCGGCGCTTCGCCAGATTCACACGCTCATCGAACGGCTTGAGGGCGCCGCGGCCTGA